The genomic DNA AGGAAGCCGCCGCCGTTTTGTGCGCCTGCGAACCGGGCAGCCAGCAGCATTACGAGCCAAGTGCACGCCGTCGCGAAGGCAATCGCCACCAGCGCGGTGATCGGCAACTTCAATTGAGTGTGAACCGCCGACAGCGTAATGACTCCGGTGATTGTCCCGGGGCTCGCGGCAAACAGGATCATGGGCGTCATCGAATGCTCCGACTTCGAGGCTTCGGCACCCGCCTGGCGGTTGAGCATGGAGAACCCCATCCACGCCAGAACGCCGCCGCCCGCCACCATGAAGGCGTCCAAGGAAACGCCGAACACGTGCAGTAACTGTGTTCCAATCAACGCGGCGATCGAGAGAATCACCAAAATCGCCAGCGCTGCCTTGGTGGCGTCGGTTGCCTTTTCGCCGAACGACCGGTCCGCCTCCACCGCAGTAAACATCGCTGCGCAGATCGCAGGGTTCATCAACGAGAGGATCGTTACGATGGCTTGGATTTGTTCATTCATCTTTGCATCACTTTCCTGTTAAGCGTCTGGCGTGTACGCATTAGGACCCTCGTGTGCGCCGCGTCCGAATCCCTGCGACATGGGTTGGGTCGGCTCCTGAGCCGCAGCTAGTGAGCGCCGTTTTTCGCATTCTAATCGGGGGTCTCTCTTAGGCGTATTTCGCGTCCAGTGAAGCGGCGGTAAACGATCTCAATAGTCAGCGAAACTACAATCATGCCGACCAAAATCCACAAATGGTTTCGGGTCGCCGGATTCTCGTCGACCTCCACGCACAGCACGATCATGGCGCCCAGCGTACTGAGCGCTGCTAGCCCGGACAACCATGCGCGACTGTTGGTCTGACGGGCTAAACGGACGTTGGCAACGTTGACAGCCAAGAACAGTAACAGAAATCCTGCGCTCCCCATTGTCGCGATCGCATCCAGAGGAACAAAGTTCGCGACGACCAATGCCAGAGCCGCAGTGATCAGCGTCCCTTCCAGATGCTGGCCGCGAAACGATCGCTTCAGTTCCGAAGGCAGTTCACCTGTCTTGGCGATGATGTAAGCCAAGCGTCCGGTGCTGTAGAACGTTGCGTTGATTGCCGAACTTGTCGCCAGCAGCGCGGCGATCGCAATGGCGATGTATCCCGTTCTTCCCAAGACGTCTTGTGCAGCGACCGAAAGTGCGGTGTCGCTGTCGCTGGCCACTTCCGCGAAACTCAGGTGACCGACAACCACCGTGACGATCAGCATGTAGATCGCAATCACGATCAGCACACCGCCGACATAGGAAATCGGGAGCGAGCGTTTGGGATTGGCCACATCTTTGGAGGCGTTGGCAATCAGTTCAAAGCCTTCGTAGTTTAAGAAGATCAACATCGCTCCGGCGACTAAACCCATCGGCGACACGTAATACTCTGTCCCCAACCGACTCCATTCCATTGGGGTCGCAAGTCCAGCCACGATGAAGGCGGCCAGAAGCAAAATCTTAAGGATGTTGAAAACGTTTTCCGCGCGGACGACCAGACTTCCTCCGAAAGCGTTCACGCCCACCAACCCAATGATCACGCCACTGATCAGCGAGTGAGTCCAGATGGGTCTGTCTGGCTCGGGGAAAAAACAGGCTCCGTAGCTGCCGAAGGCATAGGCATAGACGGCGACAAGCACGACGTAGCTGAGCAGCAGCAGGATGTTCGCCGCACCGGTAAAGATGCCGTTGCCGAAAGCCCGATTGAGGAAGTCGACAGTGCCTCCGACGCCAGGATACCTGAGCGTCAGTTTCAGGTAGGA from Rosistilla carotiformis includes the following:
- a CDS encoding APC family permease, which encodes MSSTSEPKLGTFSTLSIGIGGMVGGGIFAVTGLTITATQGGAPIAFLIAGIVALLTSYSYLKLTLRYPGVGGTVDFLNRAFGNGIFTGAANILLLLSYVVLVAVYAYAFGSYGACFFPEPDRPIWTHSLISGVIIGLVGVNAFGGSLVVRAENVFNILKILLLAAFIVAGLATPMEWSRLGTEYYVSPMGLVAGAMLIFLNYEGFELIANASKDVANPKRSLPISYVGGVLIVIAIYMLIVTVVVGHLSFAEVASDSDTALSVAAQDVLGRTGYIAIAIAALLATSSAINATFYSTGRLAYIIAKTGELPSELKRSFRGQHLEGTLITAALALVVANFVPLDAIATMGSAGFLLLFLAVNVANVRLARQTNSRAWLSGLAALSTLGAMIVLCVEVDENPATRNHLWILVGMIVVSLTIEIVYRRFTGREIRLRETPD
- a CDS encoding MarC family protein: MNEQIQAIVTILSLMNPAICAAMFTAVEADRSFGEKATDATKAALAILVILSIAALIGTQLLHVFGVSLDAFMVAGGGVLAWMGFSMLNRQAGAEASKSEHSMTPMILFAASPGTITGVITLSAVHTQLKLPITALVAIAFATACTWLVMLLAARFAGAQNGGGFLRDTMTRFMGLIVLSMGVQFALTGFHAFARSGAVAG